One stretch of Streptococcus australis DNA includes these proteins:
- a CDS encoding DUF1831 domain-containing protein — MAFEKTIKLQNCRYDYTLSPTVKKFTLKDNTFFETKVGNYELTRLLEKVPNSGEGFKLKIIINKDLSGVKINITDKSGLRLVNIFKSEEHHIHQEKFYFLMDSLVERGIFTKEER, encoded by the coding sequence ATGGCATTCGAAAAAACCATTAAACTACAAAACTGCCGCTACGACTATACACTTAGTCCAACTGTTAAAAAGTTCACACTGAAAGACAATACTTTCTTTGAAACAAAAGTCGGAAACTACGAACTGACTCGTCTACTTGAGAAAGTACCCAACAGTGGTGAAGGTTTCAAACTAAAAATCATCATCAATAAAGACCTCTCAGGTGTTAAGATTAACATCACTGACAAATCTGGTCTTCGGTTGGTGAATATTTTTAAATCTGAAGAACACCATATCCACCAAGAAAAATTCTACTTCCTCATGGATAGCCTTGTAGAACGTGGAATCTTCACAAAAGAAGAAAGATAG
- a CDS encoding DUF4649 family protein: protein MYCLTYKDSYQVERTLEFADYEELMLALSGCVTIPDTFLVTSLTLDDKVIYQGLVGDLYRFLSQTNFSD, encoded by the coding sequence ATGTATTGTCTCACATATAAAGATAGTTATCAAGTAGAACGCACACTTGAATTTGCCGATTACGAAGAGCTCATGCTAGCCCTATCAGGATGCGTGACCATACCTGATACATTTTTGGTCACCTCACTAACCCTTGATGATAAGGTAATCTACCAAGGATTAGTCGGAGATCTCTATCGTTTTCTATCACAAACTAACTTTTCAGACTAA
- a CDS encoding redox-sensing transcriptional repressor Rex: protein MKEKQSAIPKATAKRLSLYYRIFKRFHAEKIERANSKQIAEAIGIDSATVRRDFSYFGELGRRGFGYDVKKLMSFFADLLNDNSITNVMLVGIGNMGHALLHYRFHERNKMKIIMAFDLDDHPEVGTQTADGIPIYGISQIKEKIKEADVKTAILTVPSVKSQEVANLLVDAGIKGILSFSPVHLHLPKDVVVQYVDLTSELQTLLYFMRKED, encoded by the coding sequence GTGAAAGAAAAACAGTCTGCTATTCCAAAAGCAACAGCAAAAAGACTCTCTCTTTACTATCGAATTTTCAAGAGATTTCATGCAGAAAAAATCGAACGTGCCAACTCTAAACAAATTGCAGAGGCTATCGGTATCGATTCTGCGACCGTCCGTCGTGATTTTTCCTACTTTGGTGAACTAGGAAGACGTGGATTTGGTTATGATGTCAAAAAACTCATGTCGTTTTTTGCTGACCTCCTAAATGATAACTCCATCACCAATGTTATGTTGGTTGGTATTGGGAATATGGGACATGCCCTTCTCCACTACCGCTTCCACGAGCGCAACAAGATGAAGATTATCATGGCCTTTGACCTGGATGATCATCCTGAAGTCGGTACTCAGACTGCTGACGGGATTCCCATCTATGGTATATCTCAGATTAAAGAAAAAATCAAAGAAGCAGATGTTAAAACTGCTATCCTAACTGTTCCAAGTGTTAAATCACAAGAAGTCGCCAATCTTTTGGTCGATGCAGGTATAAAAGGTATTCTCAGTTTTTCCCCTGTTCACCTACACCTTCCAAAAGACGTGGTCGTTCAGTACGTCGATTTGACAAGTGAACTCCAGACTCTCCTCTATTTTATGCGAAAAGAGGATTAG
- a CDS encoding gamma-glutamyl-gamma-aminobutyrate hydrolase family protein — protein sequence MNKPVIGITGNEKAHPDDDIMMSYAAKGFVEGVKDAGGIPIILPIGDQEMASHYIEMIDKLILTGGQNVDPKFYGQPKTIDSDDYHLQRDQFELALIREAIKQKKPIFSVCRGTQLFNVAMGGTLHQDIEDHWQDCSAEYTTQRLATEPDTVLREIYGEISHINSFHHQSIKDLAPNLKVVAYDPKDKIIEAVTTTDDIPFLGVQWHPEFLFENRPKDKTLFDYVVNEL from the coding sequence ATGAATAAACCAGTTATTGGGATTACAGGAAATGAAAAAGCTCATCCAGATGATGACATCATGATGAGCTATGCTGCAAAAGGCTTTGTTGAAGGAGTCAAGGACGCTGGCGGAATTCCCATCATCCTACCGATTGGTGATCAAGAAATGGCTAGCCACTATATAGAAATGATTGATAAACTCATCCTAACTGGTGGGCAAAATGTCGACCCAAAATTCTATGGCCAGCCGAAAACAATTGACAGCGATGACTACCATCTTCAAAGAGATCAGTTTGAATTAGCTCTGATTAGGGAAGCAATCAAACAGAAAAAGCCAATCTTTTCTGTTTGTCGTGGTACTCAGCTTTTTAATGTTGCCATGGGAGGCACGCTTCATCAAGATATCGAAGACCACTGGCAGGATTGTTCAGCCGAATACACTACCCAACGCCTCGCTACTGAACCGGATACCGTTCTCCGAGAAATCTACGGAGAAATCTCTCATATTAACTCCTTCCACCATCAAAGCATCAAGGACCTAGCTCCCAATTTAAAGGTGGTGGCCTACGATCCCAAGGATAAGATCATCGAGGCAGTCACAACGACAGATGACATCCCATTTCTCGGCGTCCAATGGCATCCAGAATTTCTATTTGAAAATCGTCCCAAGGATAAAACACTATTTGACTATGTCGTAAACGAACTCTAA
- the radC gene encoding RadC family protein produces MYSISFQEDSLLPRERLVKEGVEALSNQELLAILLRTGTRQANVFEISQKVLNSLTSLTDLKKMTLQELQSLSGIGRIKAIELQAVIELGHRIHKHETLEMESILSSQKLAKKMQQELGDKKQEHLVALYLNTQNQIIHQQTIFIGSATRSIAEPREILHYAIKHMATSVILVHNHPSGAVAPSRNDDHVTKLVKEACELMGLVFLDHLIVSHSDYFSYREKTDLI; encoded by the coding sequence ATGTATAGTATTTCATTCCAAGAAGATTCACTTTTACCTAGAGAAAGACTGGTTAAAGAAGGAGTAGAGGCACTGAGCAATCAAGAATTGCTAGCTATATTACTCAGAACCGGAACACGTCAGGCCAATGTTTTTGAAATTTCCCAGAAAGTCTTGAACAGTTTGACCAGTTTAACTGATTTGAAAAAAATGACCCTGCAGGAATTGCAGAGTCTATCTGGTATTGGACGTATCAAAGCCATTGAACTACAAGCAGTGATTGAATTGGGGCATCGCATTCACAAGCATGAAACCCTTGAGATGGAAAGTATTCTCAGCAGTCAAAAGCTAGCTAAAAAAATGCAACAGGAACTTGGTGATAAAAAACAAGAGCACCTAGTGGCGCTCTATCTTAATACTCAAAATCAAATCATTCATCAGCAGACCATATTTATCGGATCCGCGACACGCAGTATTGCTGAACCAAGGGAAATCCTTCACTATGCCATCAAGCATATGGCGACTTCTGTTATTTTAGTCCACAATCATCCATCAGGCGCTGTAGCACCTAGCCGAAATGATGATCATGTAACCAAGTTAGTCAAGGAAGCCTGTGAACTAATGGGACTGGTGTTTCTGGATCATCTGATTGTCTCGCACTCCGATTACTTTAGTTACCGTGAAAAGACAGATCTGATTTAG
- the pcrA gene encoding DNA helicase PcrA, giving the protein MNALLNGMNDRQAEAVQTTEGPLLIMAGAGSGKTRVLTHRIAYLIDEKMVNPWNILAITFTNKAAREMKERAYGLNPATQDCLIATFHSMCVRILRRDADHIGYNRNFTIVDPGEQRTLMKRILKQLNLDPKKWNERTILGSISNAKNDLIDDVAYAAQAGDMYTQIVAQCYTAYQKELRQSESVDFDDLIMLTLRLFDKNPDVLTYYQQKFQYIHVDEYQDTNHAQYQLVKLLASRFKNICVVGDADQSIYGWRGADMQNILDFEKDYPQAKVVLLEENYRSTKTILQAANDVIKNNTNRRPKNLWTQNADGEQIIYYRANDEQDEAVFVAKTIDELGRSQNFLHKDFAVLYRTNAQSRTIEEALLKSNIPYTMVGGTKFYSRKEIRDIIAYLNLIANLSDNISFERIINEPKRGIGPGTVEKIRDFANMQDMSMLDASANIMLSGIKGKAAQSIWDFANTILDLREQLDQLTITELVEAVLEKTAYVHILNAQATLESKARVENIEEFLSVTKNFDDNPESQEEETGLDKLSRFLNDLALIADTDSGSQETSEVTLMTLHAAKGLEFPVVFIIGMEENVFPLSRAAEDPDELEEERRLAYVGITRAEKILYLTNANSRLLFGRTNYNRPTRFINEISSELLEYQGLARPANTSFKASYNSGEITFGQGMSLAQALQDRKRKAAPSSIQSSGLPFGQFAAGAKSASSETNWSIGDIALHKKWGEGTVLEVSGSGDTQELKINFPEVGLKKLLASVAPIEKKI; this is encoded by the coding sequence ATGAACGCATTATTGAATGGAATGAATGACCGTCAGGCTGAGGCGGTGCAAACGACAGAAGGTCCCTTGTTAATCATGGCGGGGGCTGGTTCTGGGAAGACTCGTGTTTTAACTCACAGAATCGCCTACTTGATTGATGAAAAGATGGTCAATCCTTGGAATATCTTGGCCATTACCTTTACCAATAAGGCTGCGCGTGAGATGAAAGAGCGTGCTTATGGTCTCAATCCAGCTACTCAGGACTGTCTGATTGCGACTTTCCACTCCATGTGTGTTCGTATCCTGCGTCGTGATGCAGATCATATTGGCTACAATCGTAATTTCACCATTGTAGATCCTGGTGAACAACGAACCCTTATGAAACGCATTCTCAAGCAGTTGAACTTGGATCCGAAAAAATGGAATGAACGGACAATCTTGGGTTCCATTTCCAATGCCAAGAATGACTTGATTGATGATGTGGCTTATGCTGCTCAAGCTGGTGATATGTACACTCAAATCGTGGCTCAATGTTACACAGCCTATCAGAAAGAGCTTCGTCAGTCTGAGTCCGTTGACTTTGATGATTTGATTATGTTGACCCTGCGTCTCTTTGATAAAAATCCTGATGTCTTGACCTACTACCAGCAGAAGTTCCAGTACATTCACGTTGATGAGTACCAAGATACCAACCATGCCCAGTACCAACTGGTCAAACTCTTGGCATCTCGCTTTAAAAATATCTGTGTAGTTGGGGATGCAGACCAGTCTATCTACGGTTGGCGCGGTGCTGATATGCAGAATATCTTGGATTTCGAAAAAGATTACCCTCAAGCCAAGGTTGTTTTACTAGAAGAAAATTACCGTTCAACCAAAACTATTCTCCAAGCCGCCAATGATGTTATTAAAAACAATACAAATCGTCGTCCTAAGAATCTCTGGACTCAGAATGCTGATGGGGAGCAGATTATTTACTATCGTGCAAATGACGAACAAGATGAGGCTGTTTTTGTAGCCAAAACCATTGATGAACTCGGTCGCAGTCAAAACTTCCTTCACAAAGACTTTGCAGTTCTTTATCGGACTAATGCGCAATCACGTACTATTGAGGAGGCCCTCCTTAAGTCCAATATTCCTTATACTATGGTCGGCGGAACCAAGTTCTACAGCCGTAAGGAAATTCGTGACATTATCGCCTACCTCAACCTCATTGCTAATCTGAGTGACAATATCAGTTTTGAGCGCATTATCAATGAACCAAAACGTGGAATTGGGCCAGGAACGGTTGAGAAAATCCGTGATTTTGCGAATATGCAGGACATGTCCATGCTAGATGCTTCAGCCAATATCATGTTATCTGGCATCAAAGGGAAAGCAGCCCAGTCTATCTGGGATTTTGCCAATACGATACTTGATTTACGGGAGCAACTGGACCAATTAACTATTACAGAGTTGGTTGAAGCGGTTCTTGAAAAAACAGCTTATGTCCATATTCTTAATGCCCAAGCAACCTTGGAAAGCAAGGCTCGGGTAGAAAATATCGAAGAGTTCTTATCTGTTACTAAGAATTTTGATGACAATCCTGAAAGTCAAGAAGAGGAAACTGGCTTGGATAAACTCAGTCGTTTTTTGAATGACTTGGCCTTGATTGCAGACACGGATTCTGGTAGTCAGGAGACATCTGAAGTAACTTTGATGACACTCCATGCAGCTAAAGGACTGGAGTTTCCGGTTGTCTTTATCATCGGAATGGAGGAAAACGTCTTTCCACTTAGTCGAGCAGCTGAGGATCCTGATGAACTGGAAGAAGAACGCCGTTTGGCCTATGTAGGTATCACGCGCGCTGAAAAAATCCTCTATCTGACCAATGCCAACTCTCGCTTACTTTTCGGTCGTACCAACTATAATCGTCCAACACGTTTCATCAATGAAATTAGCTCGGAATTGCTTGAGTATCAAGGTTTGGCTCGACCAGCTAATACCAGTTTCAAGGCTTCTTATAACAGTGGTGAGATTACTTTCGGTCAAGGAATGAGTTTGGCTCAGGCGCTTCAAGACCGTAAACGCAAGGCTGCACCAAGCTCTATCCAGTCAAGTGGACTCCCATTTGGTCAATTTGCAGCTGGCGCAAAATCAGCGTCTAGCGAGACAAATTGGTCTATTGGGGATATTGCTCTTCACAAGAAGTGGGGAGAGGGAACGGTCCTTGAGGTCTCAGGTAGTGGCGATACTCAGGAACTGAAAATCAATTTCCCAGAAGTTGGTCTGAAAAAACTCCTAGCAAGCGTAGCCCCAATTGAGAAAAAAATCTAA
- a CDS encoding formate--tetrahydrofolate ligase, which produces MKTDIEIAQSIELKPIVDVVEKLGISYDDLELYGKYKAKLSFDKIRAAENNPVGKLILVTAINPTPAGEGKSTITIGLADALNKIGKKTMIAIREPSLGPVMGIKGGAAGGGYAQVLPMEDINLHFTGDMHAITTANNALSALIDNHLHQGNELGIDQRRILWKRVVDLNDRALRHVTVGLGGPLNGIPREDGFDITVASEIMAILCLATDIEDLKRRLANIVIGYRYDRTPVSVGDLQVEGALALILKDAIKPNLVQTIYGTPAFVHGGPFANIAHGCNSVLATSTALRLADYTVTEAGFGADLGAEKFLDIKTPNLPTSPDAVVIVATLRALKMNGGVAKDALTEENVEAVRAGFANLKRHVENIRKFGVPAVVAINEFVSDTEAEISALKELCASIDVPVELASVWANGAEGGVALAETVVKTIVENPSNYTRLYDNDLSVQEKIEKIVTEIYRGTKVNFEKKAQTQIAQIVQNGWDKLPICMAKTQYSFSDNPNALGAPENFEITIRELVPKLGAGFIVALTGDVMTMPGLPKRPAALNMDVESDGTVLGLF; this is translated from the coding sequence ATGAAAACAGATATTGAAATCGCACAGAGTATTGAGTTAAAGCCAATCGTGGATGTTGTGGAGAAACTTGGGATTTCTTATGATGATTTGGAGTTGTACGGAAAGTACAAGGCTAAGCTCAGTTTTGATAAAATTCGTGCGGCTGAGAACAATCCAGTTGGAAAATTGATCTTGGTTACTGCCATTAATCCAACACCAGCTGGTGAAGGGAAGTCAACTATTACCATTGGTCTGGCAGATGCCTTAAACAAAATCGGCAAGAAAACTATGATTGCTATCCGCGAACCTTCTCTTGGTCCTGTAATGGGGATTAAGGGTGGTGCCGCTGGTGGTGGTTATGCTCAAGTTCTTCCAATGGAAGACATCAATCTCCACTTTACTGGAGACATGCATGCCATTACGACTGCCAACAATGCGCTTTCTGCCTTGATTGACAATCACTTGCACCAAGGAAATGAGCTGGGAATTGACCAACGTCGTATCCTCTGGAAGCGTGTAGTGGACTTGAACGACCGTGCTCTTCGCCATGTGACTGTTGGTCTTGGCGGTCCTCTAAATGGTATTCCACGTGAGGATGGATTTGATATTACAGTTGCTTCCGAAATCATGGCTATTCTTTGCTTGGCAACGGATATCGAAGACTTGAAACGTCGTTTGGCCAATATCGTTATTGGATACCGCTATGACCGTACACCTGTTTCTGTAGGTGATTTGCAGGTTGAAGGTGCTTTGGCTCTGATCTTGAAGGATGCTATTAAACCAAACCTTGTTCAGACAATCTACGGTACACCTGCCTTTGTACATGGTGGTCCATTTGCCAATATCGCTCATGGATGTAACTCTGTTTTGGCGACAAGCACAGCCCTTCGCTTGGCTGATTATACTGTTACTGAAGCTGGTTTTGGTGCAGACCTCGGTGCTGAGAAATTCCTTGATATCAAGACACCAAACTTGCCAACTTCTCCAGATGCGGTAGTCATCGTCGCAACCCTTCGTGCCCTCAAGATGAACGGTGGCGTTGCTAAAGATGCTTTGACGGAAGAAAACGTAGAAGCAGTTCGTGCAGGTTTTGCTAACTTAAAACGCCACGTTGAAAATATCCGTAAATTTGGAGTACCTGCAGTTGTCGCGATTAACGAATTTGTCTCTGATACAGAAGCTGAAATCTCAGCCTTGAAGGAACTATGTGCCTCAATCGATGTGCCAGTTGAACTAGCAAGTGTCTGGGCCAATGGCGCAGAAGGTGGCGTAGCCCTTGCTGAAACGGTTGTGAAGACTATTGTTGAAAATCCATCCAACTATACTCGCCTATATGACAACGACCTTTCTGTCCAAGAAAAGATTGAAAAGATTGTCACTGAAATCTATCGCGGTACAAAAGTCAACTTTGAGAAGAAAGCCCAAACGCAAATCGCTCAGATTGTTCAAAATGGTTGGGATAAATTGCCAATCTGTATGGCTAAAACTCAGTATAGTTTCTCAGACAATCCAAATGCACTTGGAGCACCTGAAAACTTTGAAATTACCATTCGTGAATTGGTACCAAAATTAGGTGCAGGCTTTATCGTTGCCTTAACTGGTGATGTCATGACCATGCCTGGACTTCCAAAAAGACCAGCCGCTCTCAATATGGATGTTGAAAGTGATGGAACTGTCCTAGGATTGTTCTAA
- the coaB gene encoding phosphopantothenate--cysteine ligase: protein MKILVTSGGTSEAIDSVRSITNHSTGRLGKIITETLLAAGHEVCLITTPSALKPEPHPHLTILEIKNTNDLLLEMKERVQNYQILIHSMAVSDYTPVYMTGLAEVEASSNLEEFLNKHNHQAKISSTDEVQVLFLKKTPKIISLVKKWNPTIHLIGFKLLVDVTEDYLIEIARKNLIKNQADLIIANDLTQISAHQHKAIFVEKDRLQTVQTKEEIAELLLEKIHAYDS from the coding sequence ATGAAAATTTTAGTTACGTCAGGCGGTACAAGTGAAGCAATCGATAGCGTCCGCTCTATCACAAACCATTCTACTGGCCGATTGGGGAAAATCATCACAGAAACTCTACTTGCTGCTGGTCACGAGGTTTGTCTGATTACTACTCCTAGTGCTCTTAAGCCAGAACCTCATCCCCATCTAACCATTCTAGAAATCAAAAATACGAATGATCTTCTTTTAGAGATGAAAGAGCGTGTTCAAAATTATCAGATCTTGATTCATTCTATGGCAGTTTCTGACTACACTCCTGTTTATATGACAGGGCTGGCAGAAGTTGAGGCGAGTTCTAATCTGGAAGAATTTTTAAACAAGCATAATCATCAAGCTAAGATTTCTTCAACTGACGAGGTGCAGGTTTTATTTTTGAAAAAAACACCCAAAATCATCTCTCTAGTCAAGAAATGGAATCCTACCATACATTTGATTGGTTTCAAACTATTGGTTGATGTTACTGAGGATTATCTCATAGAGATTGCTAGAAAGAATCTTATCAAGAACCAAGCTGACCTGATCATCGCAAATGACCTCACTCAAATCTCAGCACATCAGCATAAGGCAATCTTTGTTGAGAAAGATCGTCTTCAAACCGTTCAAACCAAAGAAGAAATTGCAGAACTTCTCCTTGAGAAAATTCATGCATACGATTCATAG
- the coaC gene encoding phosphopantothenoylcysteine decarboxylase, whose protein sequence is MANILIAVTGSIASYKAADLVSSLKKQGHDVTVLMTEAAREFIQPLTLQVLSQNPVHLDVMQEPYPDQVNHIERGKETDLFIVVPATANTIAKLAHGFADNMVTSTALALPHHVPKLLAPAMNTKMYDHPATQTNLKTLKTYGYQIISPKESILACGDYGKGALADLDIILERIKETLYEQTL, encoded by the coding sequence ATGGCAAACATTCTGATAGCAGTGACAGGTTCCATAGCCTCCTATAAAGCAGCTGATTTAGTCAGTTCTTTAAAAAAACAAGGCCATGATGTCACTGTCTTAATGACCGAGGCGGCAAGAGAGTTTATCCAGCCGTTGACACTACAGGTACTCTCACAGAATCCAGTCCACCTTGATGTTATGCAGGAACCCTATCCTGATCAAGTCAATCATATCGAAAGAGGCAAAGAAACCGACCTTTTTATCGTTGTCCCCGCTACTGCTAATACCATTGCAAAACTTGCGCACGGTTTTGCGGATAACATGGTGACCAGTACGGCTCTTGCCCTACCACATCACGTTCCTAAACTCCTTGCACCAGCAATGAATACAAAGATGTATGACCATCCGGCAACTCAGACTAATCTAAAAACATTAAAGACTTATGGTTATCAGATTATCTCTCCAAAGGAATCTATACTAGCTTGTGGCGATTACGGAAAAGGTGCCCTGGCAGACTTGGATATTATTTTAGAAAGAATAAAGGAAACCCTCTATGAACAAACGCTCTAA
- a CDS encoding ECF transporter S component yields the protein MNKRSNIAPIAIFFATMLVIHFLSSLLFNLFPFPIKPTIVHVPVIIASIIYGPRVGVTLGFLMGLLSLTVNTITILPTSYLFSPFVPNGNIYSAMIAILPRILIGLTPYLVYKLLKNRTGLIIAGALGSLTNTVFVLGGIFFLFGNVFDGNIQKLLATVISTNSIAELVISAVLTVAIVPRLQTLKK from the coding sequence ATGAACAAACGCTCTAACATTGCTCCGATTGCTATCTTTTTTGCGACCATGTTGGTCATTCACTTTCTGAGCTCTCTCTTATTTAATCTATTCCCATTCCCAATTAAACCAACTATCGTGCATGTTCCTGTTATTATTGCAAGTATTATTTACGGTCCGCGCGTTGGTGTTACACTCGGTTTCTTGATGGGGCTACTCAGCTTGACGGTTAACACGATTACAATCCTTCCAACAAGCTATCTATTCTCACCTTTTGTACCAAACGGAAACATCTATTCAGCAATGATTGCCATCCTACCACGTATTTTGATTGGTCTGACACCTTATTTAGTTTATAAATTATTGAAAAACAGAACGGGTCTCATCATTGCCGGAGCTCTCGGTTCACTTACAAATACAGTCTTTGTACTTGGAGGTATCTTCTTCCTTTTTGGAAATGTCTTCGACGGCAATATCCAAAAACTCTTAGCAACCGTTATTTCAACCAACTCAATTGCTGAACTCGTCATCTCTGCAGTTCTAACAGTAGCAATTGTCCCACGATTACAAACCTTGAAGAAATAA
- a CDS encoding ECF transporter S component, with protein MDIRKKTQFMTMTALLTAIAILIPIIMPFKIVIPPASYTLGSHIAIFIAMFLSPLMAVFVIIASSLGFLMAGYPMVIVLRAFSHIFFGTLGAFYLKKFPETLDKPKASWIFNFVLGLVHAIAEVLACIIFYATSGTNVENMFYVLFVLVGFGTIIHSMVDYTLALAVFKVLRKRR; from the coding sequence ATGGATATACGAAAAAAAACGCAGTTTATGACCATGACTGCTCTACTCACAGCAATTGCAATTTTGATTCCGATCATTATGCCTTTTAAAATCGTCATTCCGCCCGCTTCTTACACCTTGGGAAGTCATATCGCCATCTTTATCGCCATGTTCTTATCACCTTTGATGGCTGTTTTCGTGATTATTGCTTCTAGCTTAGGTTTTCTGATGGCAGGTTATCCTATGGTTATCGTCCTACGTGCTTTTTCACATATTTTCTTTGGTACTTTGGGAGCATTTTACTTAAAAAAATTCCCAGAAACCTTGGATAAACCAAAGGCGTCTTGGATTTTCAACTTTGTTTTGGGACTTGTCCATGCCATTGCTGAAGTGTTAGCATGTATCATTTTTTATGCCACTTCAGGGACAAACGTTGAAAATATGTTTTATGTCCTCTTTGTCCTAGTTGGATTTGGTACAATTATCCATAGTATGGTAGACTATACATTAGCACTAGCTGTCTTTAAAGTGCTTCGAAAACGTCGCTAA
- a CDS encoding transcription repressor NadR: MTKDRKQDLLKLLKESPKALNGQTLAEHFHVTRQIIVQDIAILRADGAPILSTNRGYIYKENNASPYVHKLFKVKHEMEEIGQELLAIVDNGGRVQNTLIDHPVYGEIETLLKLTCRRDVQHFLEQVEKSDFRPLSELTDGIHYHLVEAETQQDLHYIEEALDQLGYLVKD, translated from the coding sequence ATGACAAAAGATCGCAAACAAGACCTTCTCAAACTATTAAAAGAGTCACCAAAAGCCCTCAATGGTCAAACCTTAGCCGAGCACTTTCATGTCACACGCCAAATTATCGTCCAAGACATTGCTATCTTGAGAGCTGACGGTGCTCCTATCCTATCCACCAATCGTGGCTATATCTACAAAGAAAATAATGCCAGTCCTTACGTTCACAAACTATTTAAGGTCAAACATGAGATGGAAGAAATCGGTCAAGAACTTCTAGCTATTGTAGATAATGGTGGCCGTGTTCAGAATACTTTGATTGACCATCCAGTTTATGGAGAAATTGAGACCCTACTCAAACTTACCTGTCGTCGAGATGTTCAGCATTTTCTGGAGCAAGTAGAGAAGTCTGACTTTAGACCCCTTTCCGAATTGACAGATGGCATCCATTACCACCTTGTTGAAGCCGAAACACAACAAGACCTCCACTATATCGAGGAGGCCTTGGATCAGCTTGGTTATTTAGTAAAAGACTAA
- a CDS encoding 8-oxo-dGTP diphosphatase, translating to MSRSQLTILTNICLIEDIETKRVVMQYRSPEENRWSGYAFPGGHVENGESFAESVIREIYEETGLTIQNPQLVGIKNWPLDTGERYIVFCYKATEFSGTLRSSDEGEVSWVQKDQIPNLDLAYDMLPLMEMMEAPDKSEFFYRRRTEDGWEKETF from the coding sequence ATGTCCCGTTCCCAATTAACGATTTTAACAAATATTTGTCTGATTGAAGACATTGAAACCAAGCGTGTAGTTATGCAATATCGGTCTCCTGAAGAGAATCGCTGGTCTGGTTATGCCTTTCCTGGAGGCCATGTAGAAAATGGAGAGTCTTTCGCAGAGTCTGTCATTCGTGAAATCTATGAAGAAACAGGGTTGACTATCCAAAATCCTCAACTGGTCGGCATTAAAAATTGGCCATTAGATACTGGTGAGCGCTATATCGTCTTTTGCTACAAGGCGACAGAGTTTTCTGGTACTCTTCGCTCTTCAGATGAAGGGGAAGTTTCTTGGGTGCAAAAAGACCAGATTCCAAACTTGGATCTGGCCTATGATATGTTACCTTTGATGGAAATGATGGAAGCACCTGATAAGTCGGAATTTTTCTACCGTCGCCGTACAGAAGACGGATGGGAGAAAGAAACCTTTTAG
- a CDS encoding NAD(P)H-dependent oxidoreductase, protein MKILVINGHPDKESFCQEIFRTIVGNINSNRHELESINLNEIDFDPVLRYGYRKRMEEDSFILRSKELIQWADHFIFVYPIWWSSMPSLLKGWIDRVFTPGIAYSANNQGSFIWNYLRGQQFKKLLKGKTASIYATSMAPTWWYKVFSGSINIPDSYGISVLKNAILNHCGIKTKKVSILGELGREVNTNSTRQKYLQKVAEEVKALD, encoded by the coding sequence ATGAAAATTTTAGTCATCAACGGACATCCTGACAAGGAAAGTTTCTGTCAAGAAATTTTTCGAACGATTGTAGGAAATATTAACTCAAATCGCCATGAGCTTGAATCTATTAACCTAAATGAGATAGATTTTGATCCTGTATTACGATATGGTTATCGAAAACGTATGGAAGAGGACTCTTTCATACTTCGCTCTAAGGAATTAATCCAGTGGGCAGATCATTTTATTTTTGTTTATCCAATTTGGTGGAGTAGTATGCCTAGTTTATTGAAGGGTTGGATTGATCGTGTTTTCACGCCAGGAATTGCATACTCTGCAAATAACCAAGGAAGTTTTATTTGGAACTACTTAAGGGGTCAGCAGTTTAAAAAGTTACTAAAAGGAAAAACAGCCAGTATTTACGCAACATCCATGGCACCAACATGGTGGTACAAAGTATTTTCAGGTTCTATCAATATTCCAGACAGTTATGGAATATCAGTATTAAAGAATGCTATCCTGAATCATTGTGGTATCAAAACAAAGAAAGTTTCAATTTTAGGCGAGTTAGGGCGTGAGGTGAATACAAATTCTACAAGACAAAAATATCTGCAAAAAGTAGCTGAGGAAGTCAAGGCGTTGGATTAG